The genomic segment TAGATATGCTGAAGCTTTGGGCTTTCTCGAACGGCTTGATCCGCTATTTATCTTTTACTGGGTCGGAGGCAATATCTTTAAAGCAGCTATCTTCATCTATGGTGCTGTCTATACTGGACAGAAGCTGCTGGGGCTTTCTACTTATTATATTTTAATTCCCTTTACTCTACCGATCATCTTCTACTTTGGATTTTATTACTTTCAAAACGTAGCAGAAATATCTAAATTTATAATGTCAACTATACCATACTATCTAGCTATTCAGACCTTCTATCCGCTGGTATTATTGATTATTAGTATCTTAAGGAGGATTCAGACCAATGAAACCAGCTAACCTCAAAAAAACAGTCATTCTTCTGCTGATCCTATCTCTAGCAATTACTTTAAGCGGCTGCTGGAGCGCCCGCGAATTCGATACTTTAGCTCTCGTTAAGGGCGTCGGCATTGATCTAGCCGAAAAGGAAGACCGCATTAAGTTTACTATCCAGATGATCAGCCCCAATCCACAACAGGGAGGAGGCCAACCCGGTGGCGGTGGAGGACAGGCAGGCCAATCAAGCCAATTCTGGACTACCTCAACTACCGGCTACAGCATCTTCGAGGCCAACCGTAATCTAGTTAAGACAATCGGCCGCAAGCCTTTTTATCCTCATACTGAAGTATATATCATCGGAGAAGAACTAGCGCGGCAGGGGATCAAACCCTATATCGACTTCTTCAACCGCGATCCTGAGATCCGCCGCCGGGCCTATATAATAATTGCCAAAGGAGAGGCTGAAGATATTCTTAAAGCTCCGCATGGAGTCGAAACAGTACCGATCTTAGCCGTCAAACAGATCATCGATGGTCAGAGCATCAGCGGATCGATCTATTCCACCAATCTACGGGAGTTTACTGTTTCGGCGCTCAGCAATACTACAGATCCAGTTACAGCTGCAGTCGAGTTAAGGCCAGGCGGTCCCGAAGAGGAAGGAGAGGAGAATAAAGATAACTTAATCTACATCAACGGCGCCGCTATGTTTAAAGGAGATAAATTAGTCGACTGGCTAACTAGAAAGGAAACCCGCGGCCTAAACTGGGTTCAGAAACCGTCAGAAATCATCGGTCCTGTCTTAATTAAAGCACCAGATGAAGATAAAAGAATCGGGATTGAAGTGCTAAAAGCTACCTCCAGTGTAGAACCAGAGCTTGAAGACGGAGAGTTTAAAATGAAGGTAGAGATTACTGTCGAAGGTAATATTTCAGAAGCCCAAATCCGCAAGTATGATATCACTAAAGTGGGCAACATAACCCACTTGGACCAGCGCTTTGCCCAGGTAATTAAGAATGAAATTATCAATGGTTTACAGAAGAGCCAGCAGTATCAGGCCGATATCTTCGGCTTTGGAGAAACCATCAGGAATAAGTATCCCCAGGAGTTTAAAGAGAAGCAAGATAACTGGGATCAAATCTATTCCAAGCTGCCGGTGACAATTGAAGTTAAATCCAACATTAGACGGCCGGGTATGGTCAAGGAAGGAATCGGGACTTATAAATAAAGGAGGATTGTCATGTTCAACATCAAGGATAAATACTTCTCAGGTATAATGACCGGTATTCTTATTAATATACCAATTAATATCTTAGATTACATCTTCTATCTACTAAATATTAATCAGTATCATATGTGGCAGATTGCAGCTTCAGCTTACTTTAGAATTCAGGATGTAGATACTGTACCGGCTTTAATTGTAGGAGCAATCAGTGATTACTCAACAGCTATACTCCTAGCAATAACTATAGTATATCTTTTATCTATCACAGGTACAGATTACTTCTGGGCTAAAGGATTATCTGTTGGAGGCATTTGGTGGCTATTTGCTTTTGGAGTAATGTTACGCATTAAAATAGGTAGAATCGACCCTATCGATGCCGGCACCAATCTCTATCATGTAAGTGAGCATATGTTATTCGGAGTTTTAGTTGCCTGGATAATTACTAAATACGGCCAGGAAGCGTTGGCAGAATAACAAAATCATCTCTAACCAAACTAATAATGTAGGAGGTTATGAAAATGGAATTTTCTGATTTGCTACCCGATATCTCTATCTTCAAAAAATCAATTACTACTGAAGAACAGATTTCTTCAACAGAAGCATATAATCTCTGGAATGCCCTAAGGGCTAGATATATAAGTATTGAAACTTATAAGCTCTATCGAAACTTTGTCCATGATCGCGATTTTGACTTGCTACTTGATGGACATATCGAAGATTTTCAAGAACAGATAACTATGCTGGAGAATTTAGCTGATAAGTATAAAGTTAAAGTTCCCGCCAAACCCTCTGATCAACTACAAACTTCTGCCCATATTGATATAATCACTGATAAACTGATCTTTAGAAGAATTTATTCTGATTTAATATCAGAACTATACTTTTTAAGCCGTTCGATAAGCAGTACTACCTATAATGATAAGTTAAGAAGATACTTTATAGACTTTGTCGAAAATCACCTAAATAATTATGAAAACCTCTATAAGTATGGGAAAACAAAAGGCTGGACTGATGTAGCCCCTTCATTTAAAACCCACCAACCGGGTGAAAAAGAGCAGTTATCTGCCGGAGAAGCAGGCCATATCTGGGATCATCTTAATCTAAGGTATGACCAAGTCCAACTGACCCGTATCTTCCTAGACTTCGTTCACGATACAGAATTTAAATTAATATTGGAACAGGGAAACAAAATCCTTCAAAAACAGGCTAAATTACTGGCAGAGAAAGCAACTGAATATGAAGTACCAACCCCGGAAAAACCCCCAGCTTCTCAAAAAGCAAAGATAGATCCAGAAATCATGGAAGATAAATTTGCCTACCGGGTCATTCTCAAAGGAATCCAGGAAGCTATTGACTCCCACATTGGAGCAGTAATCGAAACCATCAGAAATGATAAACTGCGTAAGTTGTTCTTTGATCTCTATAACGAAGAGGTTGAACTCTTTAATGATTTAATTGAATACGGTAAGATGAAAGGCTGGACACATATAATACCTACTTATAGAAAAGCTTAAAATATATTGAGATAATGTTGCAGTTTAGAGTTGATATCTTGCAAACGCTCCGAAAATCAGTCCTAGTCATTCAGTAATAAATTGCCCTTATAGCTAATTTTAAAATTTTAGCTTATATGATAATCATTCTCTCTTTTGGGACTGCTTTAAAGTCGCTTGTTGCAAGATATCAACTAATTGTGCAAAATAATCTGAGGGGCGTGTTAAAACCAGATTAATGAAATTTCTGTGCTGTAATTGCAGCAATACATTTTGTTATCAATAGTCAATATGTGTCCAGAGCGACTCTCACTGGCGCTAACCGCAACGTCCTGTTGCAGCGCCAGTACTAGGACGTCCTGTCCGTCGTTAAAACTAACCCGGAACCATGGAGGCTGTAGAGAAACAGATTTTAGCTCCTTGTTTTTAAATCAGAGCATTAATATTATCTCTTTGCTCAATAAGTTCATCCCATAGCCAGCATTGGTTTGTATGCTGGCTATGGTGGAAGGCTAGTTTTCGAGAGTGAGTGAGACAGGACGTCGAACGAACGGCAAGCGGCGGATACATATTGACTATAATCTGCAATATCTTGAAAGTACAAAACTGCAACAATTTAAGTTGACATCTATGACTCTGCAATTATCTCTTCCAATATTGCCACTGCTTCATCAATATCACTCTCTTCTACAATCAGCGGCGGTACAAAGCGCAGCGTCGTATCACTGACGGCATTAATCAATAAACCCTGCTCGAAGGCCTCACTGACTATTTCATTAGCATCAAACTCAACTTCTAGGCCAATCATCAGCCCCTTACCGCGGATGCTGTCCACTACATCATACTTTTCAACTAAATCCTGCAGCTTAGCCTGGAAGTAATCTCCCATCTCAGCTGCATACTCAACTAAGTCTTCCTCCAGAATGGTACTCAGCGTTGCATAGGCTGCAGCACAGGCTAAAGGATTACCGCCGAAGGTAGAACCGTGATCACCGGGAGTAAATGCATCAGCCACCTCTTCTTTAGCCAGAAAAGCACTAACCGGTACGCCGTTGCCTAAAGCTTTAGCTAGACTAAAGATATCCGGCTCAATGCCGTAGTGCTCGTAGGCAAAGAGCTTGCCAGTCCGGCCAAGGCCTGTCTGAATCTCATCTAAAATAAGTAAAATACCTTCCTCATCACATAATTCTCTGATGCCCTTGAGATACTCTTGAGTGGCCGGATTGATACCACCTTCACCCTGAATCGGTTCGACCATAATGGCAGCAGTCTTATCGGTAACTGCTTCCTTGAGAGCTTCTAAATCATTATACGGTGCTGATTTAAAGCCTTCGGGCAGCGGTACAAAGGGCTTCTGATACTTCTTCTGGCCTGTGGCAGCTATTGTAGCCAGCGTCCGGCCGTGGAAGGACTTTGTAGTTGTAATCACCTCATAACGATCCTCATTCTGCGCTTTAAAGTATTTCCGGGCTAGCTTAATTGCTCCTTCATTGGCTTCCGCTCCGCTGTTGCCGTAGAAGACTTTGTCACCGGCTGAATTCTCCACCAGCAATTCATTCAGTTTAGCCTGCGGTTCGATATAATAGATATTGGTACAGTGAATTACTTTATCCACCTGCTCCTTGATTGCTTCATTAACCTTCGGATGACTGTGGCCTAAGGCATTAAC from the Acetohalobium arabaticum DSM 5501 genome contains:
- a CDS encoding Ger(x)C family spore germination protein; translated protein: MKPANLKKTVILLLILSLAITLSGCWSAREFDTLALVKGVGIDLAEKEDRIKFTIQMISPNPQQGGGQPGGGGGQAGQSSQFWTTSTTGYSIFEANRNLVKTIGRKPFYPHTEVYIIGEELARQGIKPYIDFFNRDPEIRRRAYIIIAKGEAEDILKAPHGVETVPILAVKQIIDGQSISGSIYSTNLREFTVSALSNTTDPVTAAVELRPGGPEEEGEENKDNLIYINGAAMFKGDKLVDWLTRKETRGLNWVQKPSEIIGPVLIKAPDEDKRIGIEVLKATSSVEPELEDGEFKMKVEITVEGNISEAQIRKYDITKVGNITHLDQRFAQVIKNEIINGLQKSQQYQADIFGFGETIRNKYPQEFKEKQDNWDQIYSKLPVTIEVKSNIRRPGMVKEGIGTYK
- a CDS encoding DUF3231 family protein, encoding MEFSDLLPDISIFKKSITTEEQISSTEAYNLWNALRARYISIETYKLYRNFVHDRDFDLLLDGHIEDFQEQITMLENLADKYKVKVPAKPSDQLQTSAHIDIITDKLIFRRIYSDLISELYFLSRSISSTTYNDKLRRYFIDFVENHLNNYENLYKYGKTKGWTDVAPSFKTHQPGEKEQLSAGEAGHIWDHLNLRYDQVQLTRIFLDFVHDTEFKLILEQGNKILQKQAKLLAEKATEYEVPTPEKPPASQKAKIDPEIMEDKFAYRVILKGIQEAIDSHIGAVIETIRNDKLRKLFFDLYNEEVELFNDLIEYGKMKGWTHIIPTYRKA
- a CDS encoding acetylornithine transaminase, encoding MKKEEIVQADKDYFMNVFNDRVPIVVDKGEGVRIYDKDGNEYLDFLAGIAVNALGHSHPKVNEAIKEQVDKVIHCTNIYYIEPQAKLNELLVENSAGDKVFYGNSGAEANEGAIKLARKYFKAQNEDRYEVITTTKSFHGRTLATIAATGQKKYQKPFVPLPEGFKSAPYNDLEALKEAVTDKTAAIMVEPIQGEGGINPATQEYLKGIRELCDEEGILLILDEIQTGLGRTGKLFAYEHYGIEPDIFSLAKALGNGVPVSAFLAKEEVADAFTPGDHGSTFGGNPLACAAAYATLSTILEEDLVEYAAEMGDYFQAKLQDLVEKYDVVDSIRGKGLMIGLEVEFDANEIVSEAFEQGLLINAVSDTTLRFVPPLIVEESDIDEAVAILEEIIAES